The Plasmodium yoelii strain 17X genome assembly, chromosome: 8 genome includes a region encoding these proteins:
- a CDS encoding PIR protein has translation MNKEVCKRFNNVWEWISDGLVVGINTNINKNLEKYCDNGSCDDPFGKVNAGCLYLFDEFFAGFTQFNSVAKRKINIVDYILIWLGYMLNRIKNNENGTIGLFYETYINNDDKDNKYNQKIKEVTGYQTYNELIDIKEDLMSIDIKVMSRFYDAFILLCDICTGVNENNSNCDNNLGKAEEFVEKYDELNEDYYNGINSPYNQLLSTLSDDYYNLKSICYDFPLLPTYSRKYVIKSTLISIGFIFVAVSIFLGIAYKYSLLGFRKRSQKQCLRERIKNIKKKLIINKLF, from the exons atgaataaggaagtg TGTAAAAGGTTCAATAATGTATGGGAGTGGATTTCCGATGGATTGGTTGTAGGaattaatacaaatattaataaaaatttggaaaaaTATTGTGATAATGGATCATGTGATGATCCTTTCGGAAAAGttaatgctggatgtttatatttgtttgatgAGTTCTTTGCGGGTTTTACCCAGTTTAATTCTGTTGCAAAAAGAAAGatcaatattgttgattacattttgatatggttagggtatatgttaaaccgtatcaaaaataatgaaaacgGCACTATAGGCCTTTTTTatgaaacatatataaataatgatgataaagaTAATAAGTATAATCAGAAAATAAAAGAGGTTACTGGTTATCAGACTTATAATGAACTTATAGATATAAAAGAAGATTTGATGAGTATTGATATTAAAGTTATGTCTAGATTTTATGATGcgtttatattattatgtgacaTTTGTACTGGGGTTAATGAAAACAACTCAAATTGCGATAATAATTTAGGAAAAGCTGAAgaatttgttgaaaaatatgatgaactTAATGAAGATTATTATAATGGTATAAACAGCCCCTATAATCAATTATTATCTACATTATCAgatgattattataatttaaaaagtaTATGTTATGATTTTCCATTACTTCCAACATATTCACgaaaatatgtaataaaaaGCACACTAATTTCAATTggatttatatttgttgccgTATCAATATTCTTGGGAATTgcatataag tattcgttacttggatttcggaaacgatctcaaaaacaatgTTTAAgagaaagaataaaaaatataaagaagaaactgatcattaataaattattctga
- a CDS encoding PIR protein: MNDELCGKLDLLRKYLSDELDKAADFELEEITDYKNYCPGNNCNSETEKITVGFLWLLGHYYSMLQNKSYDENNTNAFFLYIISWFSYQLNQSTKHNTTKIYDFYNSHVKNNDKYEKFINDSGRYTGLNDFIDKQKDLLNINIKDLSKFYDASKLICSMYGNVAQSQTGEILSNNVKEFVKKYTELKNTYNDEGSPHSKILSVLSTDYNNLKNRCKHIQSLPEITEFSALASTYEFTSSSSSTGNKLFTVLSIFGAIAFFLGISYKYSLFGFRKRFKKQQIREKIKNIKKKMNR, translated from the exons atgaatgaTGAATtg tgTGGAAAATTAGATCTTTTGAGGAAATATTTATCCGATGAATTAGATAAAGCGGCAGATTTTGAATTAGAAGAAATTACAGATTACAAAAATTACTGCCCTGGTAATAACTGCAATAGTGAAACCGAAAAAATTACGGTTGGATTTTTATGGTTACTTGGACATTATTATTCTATGCTCCAAAATAAAAgttatgatgaaaataatactaatgcattttttctatatattatttcatgGTTTAGTTATCAATTAAATCAAAGCACAAAACACAATACCACAAAAATATACGACTTTTATAATAGtcatgtaaaaaataatgataaatatgaaaaatttataaatgatTCTGGTAGATATACAGGTCTTAATGATTTTATAGATAAACAAAAAGATTTAttgaatattaatattaaagatctgtctaaattttatgatgcatccAAATTAATATGTAGTATGTATGGTAATGTTGCACAGAGTCAAACAGGCGAAATACTGTCAAATAATGTGAAAGagtttgttaaaaaatatacagagctaaaaaatacatataatgaTGAAGGTTCCCCGCATAGTAAAATATTGTCTGTtttatcaactgattataataatttaaaaaatagatGTAAACATATTCAATCCCTTCCAGAGATAACAGAATTTTCTGCATTAGCATCTACATATGAATttacatcatcaagttcgtcgacaggaaacaaattatttacagttttatcgatatttggtgcaatagcattttttttaggaatatcttataag tattcgttatttggatttcggaaacgatttaaaaaacaacaaataagagaaaaaataaaaaatataaagaagaaaatgaatcgttaa